The window CTTTCTAAGGAACCACCAGCATCTCCCTCCTAAACCTGGTGAGTTATTTGTCCTCCAGCTGGTTGTTTCCTTTTGGTTGCTCAGACAACCTTGTGATGCTCAGATGGGAAGCTCACTGAGCCtatctcatcaccaccagtggtcCAAATATGAGACAGCTGAGTGCCGATTGGTCAGAAACGCCCAAACGGCTTGATGGGAGTTTGTTTTGTCTAAGAGGATGAAAGCAGCCTGGAAGACAGACAAAGGAAGAGTTATACGATGCTTGAAGCTGGTCTGTGGTGAGCAGCAGCATACAGAGGTCACAAGGGAGAGTTACCAAGGCAACACCTGGTTTATGTAAGTGAGAAATATCAGTGCCTTTTATTTACTTTATACATGTCACCTATTTCCTTTAGTTTTCAGTTTGTTCCAGCTGCTTAATTTCCTGGCTGTTGGATTTCATAGTTAATGTCtaatttaatttttaataaatctgtgTTCTGTGCCTCCTCTTTTTTTCAGATCATGTTCACAGATTTAAGGACATTTCTCTTTTGTCACATCCAAGCGTGAGATTTGGGAGCATACTAGTTAATTGGAGCACAGGCAGATCCAGGGATCAGAGAGGATGGGAGGTGGAGGTCAGCAGACTGAGCAGGGAGAACCAGTGAGCAGGAAGGGGACAGGTGTTTACACCTGGGAGGAGGTCCAGAAACACTGCAGCAGGAACGACCAGTGGCTGGTCATCAACAGGAAGGTGTATAACATCACTCAGTGGGCCAGAaggcatccgggaggggctcgggtcATCAGTCACTACGCTGGAGAGGATGCTACGGTGAATATACAACTTTTACACACAGAGCTACACAAAATCTAGATCCTCAAAAGAACATTATTAATTTatctaaaacaaagtaaaaatgcaTTAGTATATGCAATAAATATTTACAAGTGGCTCGAGCAGgctgttttgtttttaaagaaaGGTTtccttctgataacctttgatttCAACAAATCATTCATACAAATTGTGAATTATGTGCTATAATAAAACTTTAATGCATAAAATGCAGATTAAGGCCTGTAAAAGTGAACAAATGTTGGATATTCTGTAACTCGCCGTAAATCCTCCGGAACATCCACTTGCAACTTTATTGAGTTGGATTATGATTTTTCAGATGCCAACTTAGTCATATTAAAGATCTTCATTCATTTAAAAACTGCCTTATAATTCTTCTCAGTGTGATTTAATGGATATAAGATATTCACACATAGTGAAATCTTCATATGAAACCATCAGTCAGCCACAAGCCTCAGTTTGAGTTGATGGGATGAAGATCCAGCAGGATTTCTGGATAATGGCCTGAGTCATTTGGGACCAAAGAGGTCATTCTtcgctttacacacacacacacacacacacacacacacacacacacacacacacacacacacacacacacacacacacacacacacacacacacacacaaagcttctGCATCTTAACTTTACATAAACAATGGGTGAGTATAAGATATGTTAATCTGAGTTGTGTTGACCTTTAAACATCAAGAAGATGTTTGTGGTGTTCTTCTGTATAGTCTGTGAGTTAAAGAGCGGATTCTATTCATTCtactttgaaaaaaaaattaaaaatcatGAATTATGGATgttgatcattattattattacctcaCATGATATTTCTGTCGTAGGAACCAGAGTTTCTGATGTTAGGTGGATGAGGGTGACCTTTGACCAGGAGGCTTTACGTGTAACTGGCTGTGACCTGTAATCAGATCACTCCATGTGATTATCTCAATGTCATTCTGACCACATACGGTTTATTTATGCTCATGTTTATGGCTGTTCTGGTTAATAAGAATAGTTTAGACACAAGAGATACGTTTTATGAACATCTAAAATTTTCTTTTCATGAATATTTATCTTTGAAGTGTTTTGGGTTTATTTATCTAAGGACGCCAGCTGATGTGATTGCTGGGTGGTAGTTACTGTGGTGTTCTTTTATTCAGATGAGTAGATACTGAAGCTTTTCGAAGGTCTTCCAAAGATTTCCATGCAATTTATTATCTGATCTGTCCTTGAATCTGCTCAAGTTTTATGTTTGTGAACCTACTTCCCACTGATGCATAAACAAATCGGATTAAAATACAGCTGACATCATGAGGTTAATCAGTTTGACAGATTAGTAAATGTTTTAAACACTCAGCTTtttacatctttggtgtgttcctgctgtgttgagtttcaaattccatctttctgttctttttaaaacacagaaaaggtttatttacctgcaacgtttcgtttgcggctgcaaacgtcATCAGGCTGGCgccgatggtggcatcacttccttcattTATCCATGTGCagtacgtcctctgctgcccacggataaacgaaggaagtgatgcTACCATCGGCGCCAGCCTgacgatgtttgcagccgcaaacaaaatgttgcaggtaaataaacattttctgtgttttaaaaagaactgaaagatggaacaaTCAGCTTTTTGATTAAAAGTAACGGTGACATTTTTGTTGCAACAATGCAAAATTCTAATAATCCTAATGatctttctaaataaaaaaaattatgtatgaatatttttattttccagGAGCCTTTCAGTGCTTTTCATCCAGACCTGAGGTTTGTACAGAAGTTTCTGAAGCCTCTGTTGGTTGGAGAGTTGGCAACGACAGAACCGAGCCAGGATGGGACTAAAAATGTGAGTTTTCTTAAATTCACATAAAAAGTTAGAAATTTCACTTGCAGGAGAGATTTCTGAAAATCTAGATTAGTTTTATCATTTCAGCTTAAAAATGTtccttttattttacttccaggaAAAAATCATGGAAGATTTTGAACATTTAAGAGCTCAGGTGGAGAAGGAGGGTCTGTTTCAGTCCAAGCCTCTGTTCTTCTGCCTCCAACTGGGTCACATCCTTCTGCTAGAGGTCCTCGCCTGGCTGATGGTCTCCTACTGGGGGACGAGTTGGACTCTGACTCTACTTTCCTCCTTGTTTCTGGGAATAGCTCAGGTGATTTCATCAAATGAACTCATTAAATGGGTATTTATGCTTATTTAAACTTTCCAATGCACAGTTATTTCTTCCCCATCAGTCACAGGCTGGATGGTTGCAGCATGACTTTGGTCACCTTTCCGTCTTCAAGAAGTCCAAGTGGAATCATCTGGTGCACAAGTTTGTTATGGGGCATATAAAGGTAATCTTTACAGGTTCCAGATGTGCCTTTTTACAAAGTTTATGTAGACGATCTCTGTTTTACAGGGAGCTTCAGCCAACTGGTGGAACCATCGACATTTCCAGCATCACGCCAAACCAAATGTCTTCAGGAAGGATCCTGATGTCAACATGTTGCATGTTTTTGTCCTTGGAAACACTCAACCTGTGGAGGTGAGAAGTTGATAGAAACCCAGATTTTAAATCCTTTAATTCAGAAATATCAAAACTGAGGATTTGAGTCGGTCAATATTTATGTTTATATTATTAAAGATGAACTGAACTTTTCTAAAGGCATCTCATAGAAATGTCAGAATAAAACAATTTTAGAGATAAATTTTGAAACGAATGACACAAATATTAATTTATTAGGCCTTCCCATTTATTTCTAAAGAAAATGCTATCAGTGCTTCACTAAAGATGAATTATTCCAATAAAATAGTTTTAGTTTCAGTTATTGACATACTGTCAGGAAATTAAAGTTAAAAGCTGGAATGAAGAATGTGATCACGTAAAAAATCAAAGCAGCAGTAGCCTTGACGTGATCCGACAGAAGCTTGTTGGGCTCTAAGCCAATGATAACTTTCTTAATGAATGTGAAAAATATTTGATCAGTCATGGATATCTCTTTGATTGTCCTCAGTATGaagaaacagagattagttctGACTGGAGAAGTGAGCTTCTACTGCTAATCACCATGAATGTAAATAACCTAACTCTCTGTTACAGTACGGCACTAAAAAGATCAAATACCTGCCCTATAATCACCAACACCAATACTTCTTTCTTGGTATGTTTGACTTCAATCTTTTCAAATCATTCAAACAAAATCAACAACCTAAAACTTTCCAGTAATGAAACATATTTCCTTTTGCAGTCGGACCACCTCTGCTGATGCCTTTCTACTTCCAGTTTGAGATCATGAGGGCCATGTTTTCCCAGCGTGACTGGGTGGTAAGATTCGAGTCCCTGTGTGGCACTATGATTGTATAAATAAACCCTCCATTCCATTCCACCATTCCAGTTACAAAAATATTCATCCCTTCAGAGATGTCATGATGGTAAACTTGACCAATTAAACCTGAACAGTTTTTTTATCAGACTTAAAAACATGTTtacttctgctgtgaagttgggatttttaacatgggagtcaatggaaaCTTGCCTCAttttggagccagcccctagtggatgaggggggaacaGCAATTTTTGTCAACTGCATTGGCTTCACTCTAGCAGTTTCCACCTGTGTGGCACAGTGaaatttataattattattttttataggacttctaaaaatgtttaaatgttaatttagtaAAATAAAAATTGAAATGATTCTCCTTTCTTTTTTAAGGATGTGGCTTGGTCCTTTTCGTACTACTTTCGCTTCTTCTGCTCTTATTGTCCACTGTATGGCTTCTTTGGCTCATTGGCACTTTTGACCTTTGTCAGGTAATTGTGCTAAAACCATCATGTGAATTTCATCTTTATTTTGGTTGTAATAACTGATCAGTTCAATCAAGATAGACGATTAGCATAAAATAATCATTCACAAAACATTTTCTGCATACTGTTAAAAGATCAAACACTTGGATTGATTATTTTGGTCTAACATTTTACAGATTTATAGACAGTCAATGTTTTGTGTGGGTGACTCAGATGAACCACATCCCAATGGAGATCGAGTATGAGAAGCGCCAGGACTGGCTGACCATGCAGGTACCTGCTACAACATAaacatatgatttttttttactctttaatGAGAGTCTCACAGATGAAGTCATGGTTACAAATGTGTGCAAACAagtacactgtaagaaatgaaatgctggatttaaatggtaaatggcctgtatttgatatagtgccctctagagtcctggaaccccccaaggcactttacagcacaatcagtcattcacccattcacacacacattcacacactggtggggatgagctgcgatgtagccacagctgccctggggtgcactgacagaggcgaggctgccgagcactggtgccactggtccctccgaccaccaccaacaggaaacgtgggttaagtgtcttgcccaaggacacaacgacagcgacatgctgagcggggctcgaacctgcaaccttacgattacggggcgagcacttaactcctgtgccaccgtcgcccacttaCTTAACCAAGCTGGTCAACTGGCTCTACAAAACCTAGTTgccttaatgtaaaaaataatatccATTTACTTTAAACATAACAGCATATAACAATGTATTTTACTCTTTGCTCTcagctaggtttagtggaaccagatgACACAACTTGTTtaggtaaattcaacatttcatttcttacagtgtatgTTTGGTTGGTCGTCATTGGTCCTCTGTGCAGTTGACTGCTCCAGTGTGACACAGTTATGTGCCACTTTCTCTGCAGTCAGTTCAAGGCCATCAGCAACAGTCTTTAAGTGCTCAGCTCTGAGCTCTGATTTATCAACCATCAAAGATAAAACCTTATCCTCTATAACAATAACAAATTTGCCTCCTTTTGAATTTCAGTTGAAAGCTACATGTAATATTGAGCAGTCGGCGTTCAACGACTGGTTCTGTGGACACCTCAACTTTCAAATCGAACACCAGTGAGTCTGATAGTTTAGATGAGAACCCATAAACGTCCATGTTTTCTGACAAAACTGTCTTTAAGTTTAAAGTCAGGAAGTAATTTTCAGCTCGCAGCAGTGACACATGCTTTATTTTCTCTTGCCTAAGTTTGTTTCCCACGATGCCGCGCCACAACTACCACCTAGTGTCACAGAGGGTCCACGCTCTGTGTGAGAAGCATGGAGTTTCATACGAGATGAAAAATTTGTGGAGAGGCATGACTGATGTTGTCAGGTAATAGCTGTTAGGATGAGAAAAACAAAACCTAAATCCAAGgtgtaataaataaaaaaacagaagtttaagaacATATTTTAGAACCAGATTAGGTTATTTACTTTCCACTTTTCTCCTGGCTTCCCTTTTCAGGTCACTGAAAACCTCGGGGGATCTTTGGCTTGATGCGTATCTCCACAAATGATCAGCTGGACACCAAAAATGTGATATCTCTCTTCACTTTCCAGCAAAGACTGATCGTATCTGTGAGATTTTATACTTCCATGTTGGTTTTGATTTCACATTAGAAAGTCAAAAAGGATGTAAGAGTGTTTTGATCAACAGTAagatgattattttttgttaaattCAGTGGAATGCTAGaatatttttcattttaaatgtgaGGTGTGAACAACAAGCTAGAAAAACAAAATTAAACGTGTTCAAAGTGTATAATGTTGATTGAATTACCCTCTGAGTAACGTTTTGTACTGCAGTGCTGCATTTCTTTCAGGTTTTTAATAAATTGTTGACTGTTTGTGCACCTCTGGCTCTGTTGATCTagattttaacaaaataaagaacgTTTACCAAAGTTTTTCTTTATTATAATGTTTTCCATAAATACTCTACATTTAGAGTAACTTTAATTTCTACTAGAGTAGTTTCTTACTTCATCACAATGCAGCTTGAAACAGAAAGAATCGTTTTATTTCTGAAAACAACCTCATTCAGCTGAACTGTTGCTCGCTAAGATGTAATAACTGTTGAAGTCTGATAAGAAGTATCAAGAAAATGTATATTTTATCTGAGACTGATAAGAACGTCTGAACCAGGCCGAGACCTCACCTGATTTATGTTATCTAACTCATTGTGTTTTAGTATTATTCCCATTAAATAAAGAGAATAGGTGCTGAAATATGCAgaaaaacacacggattctttctATTAAACTTCTGCTAAATGAGACAGTGAGAATGTTTGTTGTCAGATCAAATGTCCTAAAAACCTGAATAAATGTTATAAATCTTGATAAATGAAGTGGACTTCACATGTAGTGTAAGTGCTTCCATAAAAACGTTCCACAAGGATCAGGTGATGGTCTGACTGATTGTACAGCAGCCTTATCTTTTGCCTTCCCAGAGGATTGTACACACACAGACGTGGCTGAAGTCATCATCTGGCTGCATGACTACATCTCTAAAGTTGCAACATGATGCTGCAGGATAGTTTAAAGCGCCTGAGGTGGGTCTGTCTTGGACTTTGTAAAGGACTTTGTAAAGTTCACCAACAAGCTCCACTTAACGGATCACTTTGAACCACTTTGCTGTTGGGCTTTCTACGTTAATTTCGATGTTTGACATGTTTCTTTAATTGGTGTGGGCATTGAATAGATTTTTTGTGTTTAAAGAGCTTCAAACACATTAAATTGAATGAAAAAAGAAGTGCGTGTGATGAAGAGCTTAAAGGACATTTGAAATGGATTTTATTTTGTAAACGAAGCCCAAATTGCAGCGGCTAAGAATGCAGAGTGCAAGAAAGGCTGATTACACCCCATCATGGCCAGTTCTCTGTTTCACGTGACGTTTTTTCTGCACAACAAATGGGATTTCGCGCGTGGAAAGGAGCGGCAGGAGTTGCTAGAACAAAAGTTATTTACTTGTCTTTtactattatttattttctctgagCGCCACTCTCCTCCTGATGATCGCTCAGACAAGACTAGACTGGTGAGCAGCTCCTGCGGCCACCAGCACCCCGAAATCCCCACTGCTGCGCTCTGATTGGTCGGAAACTCTCGAATGATCTGTTCGAAGTCCGTGCGCTCGGAAGAGGTGAATGCTCAGAGCCTATCAGAGGCGTCAGGGTGAGGATGGCTTTTATGGTCTGCTCTTTTTCAAACCGGTCTTCACGGCGACAGAGAACAGCATCATCCGGTCTGCTGCTCTGACTGAAGCCCGGAGAGATCATGTAAGTAGAACTGTACCGGAAGTAGGTATTTATTTCTCATATTTGTGTTGCATTTACTGCTGGATGATGGATTCCAGCATCAGTGTTGTTTTGCTCATTTTTATTCTACTGGCTGAATAGACTAAACTCTGTTTCTGCAGATTCAGACACGTTCCTTGCATCTTGTGTGAGATCTGAGACAGGAGCATTCCTTTAGAGTTGAATCGGAGACAAGCAGCAGAGAGGATGGGAGGTGGAGGTCGGCAGACGGATCTGGTAGAACCAGGAAGCGAGAAGGAGACAGGTGTTTACACCTGGGAGGAGGTCCAGAGACACTGCAGCAAGAACGATCGATGGCTAGTCATCAACAGGAAGGTGTATAACATCACCCAGTGGgccagaaggcatccaggaggctcTCACGTCATCGGACATTATGCTGGAGAAGATGCCACGGTATCAATAAGCTTCTTGTCTTTATTAATAAGCTTGTTTTCTCTTCCCACATGGGTTTCTGGGTTTAAAACATGTCTATGTACCTCAAACTAGATGcaagaaaatgtttttgttatgaGACTCGTGCAGTTTTAACTCTGGTGTGTTTATAGATGCCTTTGAATAGATAATTAAAATTGACAACAGGCACACACTTGTATTATTTTAGCATCTCAGATGCGTCATCCATCTGATTTTCAGATTGATTCCTTTCAGTCCAATGTGCTTTATCCATGGAAGTACTTATTCTGTTTTCAGACAGAGACTCaaaactcctgtttttgatcttattAAACCATCCATCTaagcccctccccccaccccacccccacttcAAAGCTTCAAAGATGGAAAAAGCATTGTGACATTTGACCATATTATGTGGCCAGTAATAAAAACATCACCTCATACCGCTATATCACAAATCTACATACCGTACATCTTTCTCATCACCAAACAGTTTAAAGTgatgatttgtgtttttactgACTGTTGCAAACAGGCACAAATTATTTATAATACATCAAATGTTTCTTTTTGAATCAAACCTTTAAGGTCATGGTGTATGTTAAAATATTGTCTTTTATGTGTAATTTTAATGAATTTGTTGCTAAACaatttatttagatatttttgtgCATCATGGAGTTTATTATCTATAAATGCATTTAGCTGAATCAATACTTTCTTTATGTGTCACAGGAGGCTTTTACTGCTTTCCATCCAGATCAAAAGTTGGTGCAAAAGTTTCTGAAACCTCTGCTGATTggagagttgacagcaacagagccGAACCAGGACCGCGACAAAAATGTGAGTtcttatataaatctcttttgtacgttcttgctgtgtttgtcttcaaattccatttttggttcttttttaaacacagagaaggtttttttttttttacctagctgatgtttcgtttgcggctgcaaacatcctcagagctgaagctgatggtggcgtcacttcctactccgtttattcgcgagcagcagaggacgttgtcgccctctgctgctcgctctcccctctccgatgatgcagtcccatgcgcgatccaaagaGTAAACTCCatggtctctgttcatggtcccacatccacgtctccttatctctacagCTTCCTTCcagtatacaaacaactggaaggtgtCAAGacgtgctggtgagtggagcggaggtaaggatccaaacgctggggaggaagcaggctgGCAGACAAACTAGAAAACTCAAATGGTTCTTTAATGATAACTGgacacaggacatggaaacaatgaggcaacaagagacacagaactggaggggtttaaatacaggagggctgggagcttgggtgattgggaaacgagaggcaggtggaagcaatcaacagagacacaggctgaaccaaatggggagacaggacagggtgtgacagtaccccccccccccaaagggcggCTCCCAGACGcgcacaggaacacagagcagggcgggaggagggggacccagagggagggccaagagggaccgaggggccgatggagaggaggcagggaccagcagagtccgggggcctgcgtctagggcagaggaggcgatgacgacgggctcttgggggcctgcgtctgtggcagaggaggcggcgacgacgggctcttgggggcctgcgtctgtggcagaggaggaggtaacaacaggctcttgggggcctgcatctgcggcagaggaggaggggaggaCAGGACACAGGGTACTGAAACACATGGGGCACTGGAGACTCTTGAGAGGACggagactcttgagactggaactctTGAGAGGAGGGGAAGACGTCATCTTCTTGGACTGGAGATGTCGACCCTTTGGATGGATCTATGGGCATTGTCTCtgtaggctggaccggggacaaagtctgccggctggaccggggacaaagtctctgcaggctggaccggggacaaagtctctgcaggctggaccggggacaaagtctcttggacagggGACAAAGTCTAGTGGACAGACTGGACCagggacaaagcctcttggacaggggacaaagtctcttggacagggGACAAAGTCTAGTGGACAGACTGGACCagggacaaagcctcttggacaggagACAAAgtttcttggacgggctggaccggggacaaagcctcttggacgggctggaccggagacaaagcctcttggacgggctggaccggatcctcgtggacgggctggaccagagcctcgtggaagggctggaccggagccccgtggaagggctggaccagaTACGGTGCAACCTCcggaaccaccgctggaactggaactGGACATGGTGCGACCtcggggaccaccgctggaactggacacgGAGCGACCTCGGGGACCACTACTGGAACTGGCCCGGTGGCGTCGACCTATGGCccgggggcgtcgacctctggcctggggggtgtcgacttctggcctgggggcatcAACCTCTGGCCTGGGGGCATCAACTTCTGGCCTTGGGGCGTCAACTTTGGGCCTGGAGTTGTCGACTTCGGGCCTGGAGGCATCAACTTCgggcctggaggcgtcgacttcgggcctgggggcgtcgacttctggactgggggcatcgacttctggactgggggcatcgacctccatcgacttctggtccgccggcttctggaccgccggcttctggaccgctgaCTTCTAGACCGccagcttctggaccgccggcttctggaccgctgaCTTCTAGACCGccagcttctggaccgccggcttctggagtggaggaggagttgctgcagacTGGAccacttggacaggctggactgaaCGCGGtgcacctctgggaccaccgctggaacaggatgcggcGCGACctatgggaccaccgctggaactggcgctgactggactggtggcgcgggacctggtggagccggtaactggaaaagcagggaggatagattgtccaactGGAACTCCAGGAGACTGAGGATCTGACGGAGCcaagccagctcagctcggagaccagcgagctctgttgggtggactgcaggcttgCTCCTCTGGTTCTGAGACAAGGGAGACGCTGGCTGGAatggaggcggggccgctggctggacagaaaccctctcctggagatacggagaggatagggtgtccagctggaactcccggaggctgacgagctgacggatccggccaagctccgcctggagatcggcgagctctgtcagctgggctgtaagcgtggttcctctgcctgcagatgacggaggcgctgattggaccagAGATGGGACAGCTGAtccgactgggggcgggtccaaaccggcgcgccgagccggggcagctgcgagctcgcggctccgtccggggacaaggggtgacggtggagcccggtATCCTTCCAAACGCTGTGGgtcaactccgggggagcacacagccagtctggtgcccacatagcaggagcggtccatctgcgcctccccgtccaactctccttccggctccgggagggtggagaggatcgccgaagCCCGGGTTCAGCGGCGGCGTCCGCGGCGAGGCGATgccggaggaagaggagccggccggtggtcTGAAGGTAAAaactggagcaggcactcccaagggagaacctccctgctggatcctttactgggttgcctcattctgtcaggacgcgctggtgagtggagcagaggtaaggatccaaaagctggggaggaagcaggctgACAGACAAACTAGAAAACTCAAAAGGTTCTTTAATGATATCTGgacacaggacatggaaacaatgaggcaacaagagacacagaactggaggggtttaaatacaggagggctgggagcttgggtgattgggaaacgagaggcaggtggaagcaatcaacagagacacaggccaaatggggagacaggacagggtgtgacagaaggcttcgccatgggtaacccgttatcagccaccctgtgcaagTTTTTCGTGGAAgatctagaacaaaaagccatagccactgccccccaaattgctaaattaaATTATGGAAAcgttacgtagacgacatactggaaatcataccaaaaggacaaacagaaacactaacacaacacttgaataacactgacaacacaggcaacataaagttcacgtgtgagtcagaaacagaaggaagTAAAGCATTTatagacatgaaaataaccaggcaggccGACAGGACCCTAAACATGAACACATAtaagaaaccaacacacacagaccaatacttattatggacatcagaacaccctaccatacacaaaatgtcagtaatcagaacattatatcaccaagcaaacatggtaacagaagaaagagactgtaaacaagaggacaaacacatacaacacgctttaaagacctgcggatacccgacatgggcaaaaaacaaaggaaaacaacaaacaacaacagaaagaaaagaacagcctaagcaaagaaccagaaacccagaaagacaagaaccaaaaccagtgataaccttaccatacatcaaaggcataacagaaaaaataatagcaacaatgaaaaaacacaacataaacacaccaacaaaaccatacacaacagttagaaacagactagtgcacccgaaagacaagataccagctggacttaaatgtggagtcgtttacgaaatcccatgcaaactctgcaataaaacacacataggagaaaccggacgccaactcaacacacgaacaatagaacatagaaaggagtgtgagaaagaggcaagtcgaaaacacacaagagcagcaaaacaagaagcagaaagcacaataaagaagtcagccgtaaccagggacgaaattttgatttcagaagtgggggggacacagcaggcttgtgcggatttggggtggggggtgttatgtaaagaccccttgacacgtcacatgcccatctcaataatttttccatc is drawn from Nothobranchius furzeri strain GRZ-AD chromosome 4, NfurGRZ-RIMD1, whole genome shotgun sequence and contains these coding sequences:
- the LOC107388686 gene encoding acyl-CoA Delta-4 desaturase; the protein is MGGGGQQTEQGEPVSRKGTGVYTWEEVQKHCSRNDQWLVINRKVYNITQWARRHPGGARVISHYAGEDATEPFSAFHPDLRFVQKFLKPLLVGELATTEPSQDGTKNEKIMEDFEHLRAQVEKEGLFQSKPLFFCLQLGHILLLEVLAWLMVSYWGTSWTLTLLSSLFLGIAQSQAGWLQHDFGHLSVFKKSKWNHLVHKFVMGHIKGASANWWNHRHFQHHAKPNVFRKDPDVNMLHVFVLGNTQPVEYGTKKIKYLPYNHQHQYFFLVGPPLLMPFYFQFEIMRAMFSQRDWVDVAWSFSYYFRFFCSYCPLYGFFGSLALLTFVRFIDSQCFVWVTQMNHIPMEIEYEKRQDWLTMQLKATCNIEQSAFNDWFCGHLNFQIEHHLFPTMPRHNYHLVSQRVHALCEKHGVSYEMKNLWRGMTDVVRSLKTSGDLWLDAYLHK